The Agelaius phoeniceus isolate bAgePho1 chromosome 4, bAgePho1.hap1, whole genome shotgun sequence genome includes a region encoding these proteins:
- the ENOPH1 gene encoding enolase-phosphatase E1: MGVLPVPAEVRAILLDIEGTTTPIAFVQETLFPYIKDNVKEYLRAHWEEEECQRDVGLLRKQAQEDSSLDGAVPIPLESGSGEEELERVIQAVVDNVHWQMSLDRKTTALKQLQGHMWRAAYATGHVKGEIFEDVVPAIRKWREAGMKVYIYSSGSVEAQKLLFGYSTEGDILELFDGHFDTKIGPKVESESYRRIAASIGCATNNILFLTDVPREANAAEEADTHVAVVIRPGNAGLTDDEKSYYSLISSFTELFLPSST, translated from the exons atggGCGTGCTGCCGGTGCCGGCGGAGGTGCGCGCCATCCTGCTGGACATCGAGGGCACCACCACCCCCATCGCCTTCGTCCAG GAGACCTTGTTCCCTTACATCAAAGACAACGTGAAGGAGTACCTGCGTGCTCACTGGGAAGAGGAGGAGTGCCAGCGGGATGTCGGACTGCTGAGGAAACAG GCTCAGGAGGACTCCAGCCTGGACGGGGCCGTGCCCATCCCTTTGGAGAGCGGCAGcggggaggaggagctggagcgcGTCATCCAGGCCGTGGTGGACAACGTGCACTGGCAGATGTCCCTGGACAGGAAAACCACGGCACtgaagcagctgcagggccacaTGTGGAGGGCAGCCTATGCCACCGGGCACGTCAAAGGAGA AATCTTCGAGGACGTTGTTCCAGCCATTCGGAAGTGGCGGGAAGCAGGGATGAAGGTCTATATCTACTCTTCAGGCAGCGTGGAAGCCCAGAAGCTTCTGTTTGGATACTCTACAGAAGGTGATATCCTAGAG ctCTTTGATGGCCACTTTGATACCAAAATAGGCCCCAAGGTAGAAAGTGAGAGCTACAGGAGGATTGCTGCCAGTATTGGGTGCGCCACCAACAACATCCTCTTCCTGACAGATGTCCCTCGAG AAGCCAATGCAGCCGAGGAGGCGGACACTCACGTGGCTGTGGTGATCAGACCGGGCAACGCGGGACTGACGGACGATGAGAAATCCTATTACAGCCTCATCTCGTCTTTCACCGAACTGTTCTTGCCTTCCTCCACTTAG
- the HNRNPDL gene encoding heterogeneous nuclear ribonucleoprotein D-like: MEDATEMSGGQEEFAEGSKINASKNQQDDGKMFIGGLSWDTSKKDLTEYLSRFGEVVDCTIKTDPVTGRSRGFGFVLFKDAASVEKVLELKEHKLDGKLIDPKRAKALKGKEPPKKVFVGGLSPDTSEEQIKEYFGAFGEIENIELPMDTKTNERRGFCFITYTDEEPVKKLLESRYHQIGSGKCEIKVAQPKEVYRQQQQQQKGGKSNSSGGRGGGRGRGRGQGQNWNQGFNNYYDQGYGNYNSAYSDQSYSGYGGYDYSGYNYPNYGYGPGYTDYSGQQSTYGKASRGGGNHQNNYQPY, from the exons ATGGAGGACGCGACCGAGATGAGCGGCGGCCAGGAGGAGTTCGCCGAGGGCTCCAAGATCAACGCGAGCAAGAACCAGCAGGACGACGG GAAAATGTTCATCGGAGGCCTcagctgggacaccagcaaGAAGGACCTGACGGAGTACCTCTCGCGCTTTGGCGAGGTTGTGGATTGCACGATCAAAACAGACCCGGTCACTGGAAGGTCGAGGGGGTTTGGGTTCGTGCTCTTCAAGGATGCTGCCAGCGTGGAGAAG GTGTTGGAGCTGAAGGAACACAAACTGGATGGCAAGTTAATAGATCCTAAAAGGGCAAAAGCGCTGAAAGGGAAGGAGCCACCCAAAAAAGTGTTTGTTGGTGGGCTGAGTCCAGATACATCTGAAGAACAGATCAAGGAGTACTTTGGTGCTTTTGGCGAG ATTGAAAACATTGAACTTCCCATGGACACAAAGACGAATGAAAGGAGGGGCTTCTGTTTTATCACATACACAGATGAAGAGCCAGTAAAAAAGTTACTAGAGAGCAGATACCACCAGATTGGTTCAGGCAAG TGTGAAATCAAAGTAGCACAGCCCAAAGAGGTgtacaggcagcagcagcagcagcagaaaggagggaaaagcaatTCTTCTGGTGGACGTGGAGGTGGAAGGGGGCGTGGACGGG GTCAGGGACAAAACTGGAACCAAGGATTCAATAACTACTATGATCAAGGCTATGGGAATTACAATAGCGCTTACAGTGATCAGAGCTACAGTGGCTACGGAGGCTACGACTACTCTGGGTACAACTATCCCAACTACGGATATGGGCCGGGATACACAGATTACAGTG GCCAACAGAGCACGTATGGGAAGGCGTCCCGTGGCGGCGGCAACCACCAAAACAACTACCAGCCCTACTAA
- the HNRNPD gene encoding heterogeneous nuclear ribonucleoprotein D0 isoform X2, with product MSDQQFALDSAAVAAGAGGSAAEPAEQPEGQAGAGSTDGGGGGGGGVESEGAKIDASKNEEDEGKMFIGGLSWDTTKKDLKDYFSKFGEVVDCTLKLDPITGRSRGFGFVLFKESESVDKVMDQKEHKLNGKVIDPKRAKAMKTKEPVKKIFVGGLSPDTPEEKIREYFGAFGECEIKVAMSKEQYQQQQQWGSRGGFVGRARGRGGGPSQSWNQGYSNYWNQGYGNYGYNSQGYGGYGGYDYTGYNNYYGYGDYSNQQSGYGKVSRRGGHQNSYKPY from the exons atGTCGGATCAGCAGTTCGCTCTGGACTCGGCGGCGGTAGCGGCTGGCGCCGGGGGCAGCGCGGCGGAGCCGGCGGAGCAGCCTGAGGGGCAGGCGGGGGCGGGGAGCACCGAtgggggaggcggcggcggcggcggggtcGAGTCAGAGGGAGCCAAGATCGACGCCAGCAAGAACGAGGAGGACGAGGG GAAAATGTTCATTGGTGGCCTTAGTTGGGACACCACGAAGAAGGATCTGAAGGACTACTTCTCCAAGTTTGGTGAAGTTGTGGACTGCACTCTGAAGTTGGACCCCATCACCGGCAGATCGAGAGGCTTTGGCTTTGTGCTCTTCAAAGAGTCAGAGAGTGTGGATAAG GTCATGGACCAGAAAGAACACAAGCTGAATGGAAAGGTCATTGATCCAAAAAGAGCTAAAGccatgaaaacaaaagaacctgttaaaaagatttttgttgGGGGCTTATCTCCAGACACACCTGAGGAGAAAATACGGGAATACTTTGGGGCTTTTGGTGAG TGTGAAATAAAAGTAGCCATGTCAAAGGAACAgtaccagcagcagcagcagtgggggagTCGGGGAGGATTTGTTGGAAGAGCTCGAGGGAGAGGTGGAG GCCCCAGTCAAAGCTGGAACCAGGGATACAGCAACTACTGGAATCAGGGGTATGGGAACTATGGTTACAACAGCCAAGGCTATGGTGGTTATGGAGGCTATGACTACACTGGTTACAACAACTACTATGGATATGGCGACTATAGCA ATCAGCAGAGTGGTTATGGGAAAGTATCTCGGCGAGGTGGTCATCAAAATAGCTACAAACCATACTAA
- the HNRNPD gene encoding heterogeneous nuclear ribonucleoprotein D0 isoform X1, translated as MSDQQFALDSAAVAAGAGGSAAEPAEQPEGQAGAGSTDGGGGGGGGVESEGAKIDASKNEEDEGKMFIGGLSWDTTKKDLKDYFSKFGEVVDCTLKLDPITGRSRGFGFVLFKESESVDKVMDQKEHKLNGKVIDPKRAKAMKTKEPVKKIFVGGLSPDTPEEKIREYFGAFGEVESIELPMDNKTNKRRGFCFITFKEEEPVKKIMEKKYHNVGLSKCEIKVAMSKEQYQQQQQWGSRGGFVGRARGRGGGPSQSWNQGYSNYWNQGYGNYGYNSQGYGGYGGYDYTGYNNYYGYGDYSNQQSGYGKVSRRGGHQNSYKPY; from the exons atGTCGGATCAGCAGTTCGCTCTGGACTCGGCGGCGGTAGCGGCTGGCGCCGGGGGCAGCGCGGCGGAGCCGGCGGAGCAGCCTGAGGGGCAGGCGGGGGCGGGGAGCACCGAtgggggaggcggcggcggcggcggggtcGAGTCAGAGGGAGCCAAGATCGACGCCAGCAAGAACGAGGAGGACGAGGG GAAAATGTTCATTGGTGGCCTTAGTTGGGACACCACGAAGAAGGATCTGAAGGACTACTTCTCCAAGTTTGGTGAAGTTGTGGACTGCACTCTGAAGTTGGACCCCATCACCGGCAGATCGAGAGGCTTTGGCTTTGTGCTCTTCAAAGAGTCAGAGAGTGTGGATAAG GTCATGGACCAGAAAGAACACAAGCTGAATGGAAAGGTCATTGATCCAAAAAGAGCTAAAGccatgaaaacaaaagaacctgttaaaaagatttttgttgGGGGCTTATCTCCAGACACACCTGAGGAGAAAATACGGGAATACTTTGGGGCTTTTGGTGAG GTCGAATCCATAGAGCTCCCCATGGACAACAAAACTAACAAGAGACGTGGATTTTGCTTCATTACTTTCAAGGAGGAGGAACCAGtgaagaaaataatggaaaagaaATACCATAATGTTGGGCTTAGTAAA TGTGAAATAAAAGTAGCCATGTCAAAGGAACAgtaccagcagcagcagcagtgggggagTCGGGGAGGATTTGTTGGAAGAGCTCGAGGGAGAGGTGGAG GCCCCAGTCAAAGCTGGAACCAGGGATACAGCAACTACTGGAATCAGGGGTATGGGAACTATGGTTACAACAGCCAAGGCTATGGTGGTTATGGAGGCTATGACTACACTGGTTACAACAACTACTATGGATATGGCGACTATAGCA ATCAGCAGAGTGGTTATGGGAAAGTATCTCGGCGAGGTGGTCATCAAAATAGCTACAAACCATACTAA